GCCAAGGTACTCTTCAGCTTCTACCTGGCCGACCTGGCCCGACCGGACGTCTACTACGGCGTACTGGCCGGCCTGGTCGCTTTCAGCTTCTGGTCCTACTACGCGGCGACGATTCTCCTCTTGGGCGCGGAGCTGGCCTACGCGGTCGAGGGTCGTCGCGCACAGTGGAAGCTGCGCCGAAGGGCCCGCGGCATCGCCGACGACCTGCGCGACGGGACGGGATAGTCCGCTTGAATAACGCCCGGCGTTGGAGTATCCTCTCCAGACTGACACCCGCGAGCCGACATCCGGGTCGGACGGTGCGACGACTCCCAGGATACCACTGTATCCAACCGTTCGGGCACCGGAGGACGGCTTTTGCCGTTAAAAGAGAGGAGGACGCTGACGGTGAACGGGTGAGGTAATTTTCATTTCCACCGCGCAAACCGAGCGTAGCGAGCTACGCCCCAGCGAAACGAAGCGAAGCGAGTTATGCCCCAGCAAATCGCATCTAGGACTGGAGTTTTTAGATGACTAATGCAGTGGACGATTTCCGCCGGGAACGGAATGAGCTCAACGAGCTGGTTCTATCCCGGAGCGGGAAAATCACGAAACGTTTTTTCTCGCTCGACACCCAGGTTTACGATGAGGGGAGGCTCCCCGGCAGGTTCAAGGAGCTGCTGGGGCTAGTCGCCTCGACCGTGCTGCGCTGCGAGGACTGCGTCACGTACCACGTCCTGCGCTGCAATGATGAGGGTGTGGATGGCGATGAGTTCTACGAGGCCCTCGAGGTTGCGCTGGTGGTGGGCGGCTCCGTGGTCATCCCCCACTACCGCCGCGCCGCCCGCCTCTGGGAGGATATCCGGGGGAAGGGGGGTCGGTCGTGAGCTACAACATTTTCGGCGCCCCCGGCTGGGAGATAACCCCCGTGGGCAAAACGGCGCTGGAACAGGCGCTCGCCCGACACCTCTCCCGGTCCATCGCCGTGGAGAGCATCATCTTCGCCGAGCCCGACTCCGGGTCCACGTCCGGCGGCAACGGTTTCGCCCCCCGGCGGGGGACCGTGACTACCAGGGCCGGTCGGGGTGAAGAGGTTCGGGTGGATCTCTTCTTCAAGCTTCCCACCGAGCGCGAGGTGGAGGGTCTTGTCCTCGGGCATCGGCTGGGCCTGAAGCACCAGCCGCGCATCCTCGTCTCCTCCCTGGACATCCGGTCGAACGGCGTCGAGAGCCAGGCGCTGTGCTACATTTTCGTGCCGGGTCAGACGCTCGGAAACGGCGCCGACGGCAACCTTTTCACCGCCGATTCCCTCCCCGAGGGGATTGTGGCCGACATGGCCCTCCTCCACGCCTCCACCGCCGGACACGCCGAGGCCTACCTCCGCCGGGGCTACACCTTCGCCTCCCGGGAGAGCCTGATCGAGGAGGCGTCGGTGGACGATACTGCGGCGTACCTTGTCCTTCCCGGCATGAGTGATGAAGCTGGGACTCTACTGAGCCGCGCAACGGCGGTCTCCGCCGAGGCGGTCAATCTGGCCGCGGGCGACGGGCCGGTGGTCATTCACGGCGAGATCGAGCCCCCCCACATCGTGGTGGGCGACGACGGCGCGGGGACCCTCGTGGACTGGGGCGGGCTGGGGCTCGGCTGGGCGGCGCTGGACCTGGCTCCCTGTCTGGGCTACGAGCAGATCCCGCTCTACCGGCAGATGGCCGGGGCCCGCAACCCGTCCTGGAACCCGCCCGACGAAAAGGCGCTGGCCGCGGCCCGCCTGGTACACGCCCTCGCGCGCCTCAAGCGGCTCGCCGGGAACCCGGACGGCCCGCCTCCGTCGGCGGGGTCGGTCGGGGCCCTGGTCGGACGATTGGACGATGCCCTGACCCGGCTCTAAAGACCGGGTCGGCGCCGTGGACGGCCCTTCCAAGAGGGAATAGGCATTTTCCGCCGGTTACCCGTCGTAAAAACCGGAACCCCAACCCGAAAGACGGACATGCGAGAGATAGACTTAAGCAAGGTCACCGCCGCCGTCCGGCAGCTCTGCCTGGACGCCGCTTACCGATTGCCCGAGGACGTGGAGCGGGCGCTCCGCGATTTCCGCGCCGTGGAGCCCTCCCCCGTGGGGCGCGACGTCCTCGACGTGATAATCAAGAACGCCGAAATCGCCCGGGACGAGGAGGTGGCCATCTGCCAGGACACGGGCTACGCCGTGGCCTTCGTAACCCTGGGCCAGGATGTGCGCATCACCGGCGGCGGGCTCACCGAGGCCATCGCCGAGGGGGTGCGCCAAGGCTACGCCGACGGCTACCTGCGCAAGTCCATCGTGGCCGACCCCTTGAGGCGCAAGAACACCGGCGACAACACCCCGCCCGTCATCCACTACGACGTGGTCCCCGGCGACGCGCTCGTAATCCACTTCGAGCCCAAGGGCGGCGGCTGCGAGAACATGAGCCGGGTGGCCATGCTCAAGCCCGCCGACGGGGTGGAGGGGGTGCGGCGCTTCGTCCTGCACACGGTGGACGAGGCCGGTCCCAACCCCTGCCCCCCCACCATCATCGGGGTGGGCATCGGCGGCGACTTCGAGAAGTGCGCCATCCTGGCGAAAAAGGCCACCCTGCGCACCGTGGGCGAGTACAACCCGGACCCGTACTACGCCGGGCTGGAGAAGCAGTGGCTGGATGAAATCAACCGGCTCGGCATCGGGCCCCAGGGGCTGGGCGGACGGACAACCTCTCTGTGGCTGGCCATCGAGACCTACCCCTGCCACATCGCCAGCCTGCCGGCGGCGGTCAACGTGCAGTGCCACGCGGCGCGGCATAAGTCCGTCGAGTTGTAGTAAACCGACATCAGCCCGTTTAAATAACAGGAGAGCCCGACCGGCTCTCTTTATTCATTTGACAGGATTTTTTTTTTAATATCTAATAGTCGTGGAAGTTTTTCTGGTTTGGAGGCAGTAGGTAGGAGGTAGGGAGATGAGAACTGTTTTTCTAATCTGTGCGCTTCTCCTGGGGCTCATACTGGGTTTTTCGTGTACGGTTCCGGGAGGCGGCGACGGGGATGGTGACGGGGATGGTGGTAACGGCCGCATCGCCTTTATGTCCGACCGCGATGGGGACTGGGAAATCTTCGTGATGGAAGCTGACGGGAGCAACCAGACCCAGTTGACCAACAACGCTAGCTTTGACGAGTATCCCGACTGGAGTCCAGACGGAGACCGCATCGCCTTCTGCTCCGACCGCGACGGGGACTGGGAAATCTTCGTGATGGACACCGACGGGGG
Above is a genomic segment from bacterium containing:
- a CDS encoding phosphotransferase; the encoded protein is MSYNIFGAPGWEITPVGKTALEQALARHLSRSIAVESIIFAEPDSGSTSGGNGFAPRRGTVTTRAGRGEEVRVDLFFKLPTEREVEGLVLGHRLGLKHQPRILVSSLDIRSNGVESQALCYIFVPGQTLGNGADGNLFTADSLPEGIVADMALLHASTAGHAEAYLRRGYTFASRESLIEEASVDDTAAYLVLPGMSDEAGTLLSRATAVSAEAVNLAAGDGPVVIHGEIEPPHIVVGDDGAGTLVDWGGLGLGWAALDLAPCLGYEQIPLYRQMAGARNPSWNPPDEKALAAARLVHALARLKRLAGNPDGPPPSAGSVGALVGRLDDALTRL
- a CDS encoding fumarate hydratase, which translates into the protein MREIDLSKVTAAVRQLCLDAAYRLPEDVERALRDFRAVEPSPVGRDVLDVIIKNAEIARDEEVAICQDTGYAVAFVTLGQDVRITGGGLTEAIAEGVRQGYADGYLRKSIVADPLRRKNTGDNTPPVIHYDVVPGDALVIHFEPKGGGCENMSRVAMLKPADGVEGVRRFVLHTVDEAGPNPCPPTIIGVGIGGDFEKCAILAKKATLRTVGEYNPDPYYAGLEKQWLDEINRLGIGPQGLGGRTTSLWLAIETYPCHIASLPAAVNVQCHAARHKSVEL
- a CDS encoding carboxymuconolactone decarboxylase family protein, giving the protein MTNAVDDFRRERNELNELVLSRSGKITKRFFSLDTQVYDEGRLPGRFKELLGLVASTVLRCEDCVTYHVLRCNDEGVDGDEFYEALEVALVVGGSVVIPHYRRAARLWEDIRGKGGRS